The Mucilaginibacter gracilis genomic interval ATAACTGCTAAAAACTTCCAGTTTTTCTTCATTTCTATTGTGTTAATAATTTTTTGTATTCGGGTAAAATTGATTTAAATTGTTTAACTACGTCTTCCAGCGAATCGGTTGAGCTTCCACCCGCCGCGTTGCGATGCCCGCCGCCGCTAAAATACTTTTTACAAACTTCGTTGGCCGGAAAATCATCTCTCGATCTGAGCGATAACTTAATCTTGTCGCTGCGTTCAACTATAAACGCCGCTAATTTAATGCCTGTTATTGATAATGCAAAATTTACAACACCTTCTGTATCGCCGGTAATAATTTGATAACGTTCAAGTTCTTCACGGGTAACACTGATGAGGGCTGTGTGGTATTCGGGCAGTACTTCAAGCTTGCTGCTGAGGCAAAAGCCCAGAAAGCGCAATCTCGATTCGGACGAATTATCATACACCAACTGATGGATCCGCGCATTATTTGCCCCGGCATCAATTAAATTTGCTGTAATGCGGTGTACCGCCGAGGTTGTTAGCGGAAACCTGAACGAGCCCGAATCCGTCATGATGCCCGTATATAAGCACGATGCTACGTCCTTATTAATAAGCTCGGGCTCCTGCATTACATCGGCAATAAACTCGTAAACCAATTGGGCCGATGCACAAGCGTTAATATTCCACCATCTCCAGTCGTCAAAATCTTCGGGTTCCAGGTGGTGGTCTATCATTATTTTATAAGCACTGGCTTGCCTAACCACTTCGCCCATTTCGTTAATACGGCCAAGTGCGTTAAAATCAAGGCAGCAAATAATTTCGGCCTTATTTATCAGTTCGTTTGCAATGGCGGTTTGCTCGGTGTATATAATAACCTCGCCGTTGCCGGGCATCCAGTCAAAAAACTGAGGATAATCAGTAGGGGTTATTACCTTAACATGGTGCCCTTTTTGAATCAAATAGTTATATAAACCTAACGACGAACCCATAGCATCGCCATCGGGTTTGTGGTGTGTGGTAATTACTATTTGTTTAGGTTTAGCTAATAAATCCTTCAGCGCAGGTGTTTCTAACATTAATACATCAAAAAAGAGATGCAAAGCTAAATAAATAAATGAAATACAAAACCATGTATTTTATTGTATTAACTTTATTA includes:
- a CDS encoding DHH family phosphoesterase, which translates into the protein MLETPALKDLLAKPKQIVITTHHKPDGDAMGSSLGLYNYLIQKGHHVKVITPTDYPQFFDWMPGNGEVIIYTEQTAIANELINKAEIICCLDFNALGRINEMGEVVRQASAYKIMIDHHLEPEDFDDWRWWNINACASAQLVYEFIADVMQEPELINKDVASCLYTGIMTDSGSFRFPLTTSAVHRITANLIDAGANNARIHQLVYDNSSESRLRFLGFCLSSKLEVLPEYHTALISVTREELERYQIITGDTEGVVNFALSITGIKLAAFIVERSDKIKLSLRSRDDFPANEVCKKYFSGGGHRNAAGGSSTDSLEDVVKQFKSILPEYKKLLTQ